In Acidovorax sp. GBBC 1281, a single window of DNA contains:
- a CDS encoding TRAP transporter large permease gives MDILMVGGVLLLLMIVLLSGGVWIAMTLAICGWVGQAFFTNTQPGKNLFSAFWESNASWELAALPLFIWMGEILFRTKLSEEMFEGLRPWLNRVPGRLMHTTILGCGIFGSVSGSSAATCATISKVALPELLKRGYDERLALGSLATAGTLGILIPPSITMVVYAVAADASIIRIFLAGFLPGLLLMLLFSGYIGWWSLRNPDKVPPADAPTTFRQKIRQSGNLIPVAVLIVFIVWVLVAGYATATECAAYGVAGSLGLALWSRSLTWKNFTEGLMSTTRTSCMIMFILAGAAFLTKTMAFTGIPRELAEWVNAMNLSPFALIGVLTIVYLVLGTALDGISMIVLTSAVVLPMIQKAGFDLIWFGIFIVLLVEIAEVTPPVGFNLFVLQNMTGKDSNTIARAAIPFFLCLVVCIAIITVFPQIVTVLPDLVMGKDGG, from the coding sequence ATGGACATTCTGATGGTGGGCGGCGTCCTGCTGCTGCTGATGATCGTGCTGCTCTCGGGCGGCGTCTGGATCGCGATGACGCTGGCGATCTGCGGCTGGGTCGGACAGGCGTTCTTCACGAACACGCAGCCGGGCAAGAATTTGTTCTCGGCCTTCTGGGAAAGCAATGCCAGTTGGGAGCTGGCGGCGCTGCCGCTGTTCATCTGGATGGGCGAGATCCTGTTTCGCACCAAGCTGAGCGAAGAGATGTTCGAGGGCCTGCGCCCCTGGCTCAACCGGGTGCCGGGCCGGCTGATGCACACCACCATCCTGGGGTGCGGCATCTTCGGATCGGTGTCGGGCTCGTCCGCCGCCACCTGCGCCACCATCAGCAAGGTGGCCCTGCCCGAGTTGCTCAAGCGCGGCTACGACGAGCGCCTGGCACTGGGCTCGCTCGCCACGGCGGGCACGCTGGGCATTCTCATTCCCCCCTCGATCACCATGGTGGTGTATGCGGTGGCGGCCGACGCCTCCATCATCCGCATTTTCCTTGCCGGCTTCCTGCCGGGCCTGCTACTGATGCTGCTGTTTTCGGGCTACATCGGCTGGTGGAGCCTGCGCAACCCCGACAAGGTGCCGCCGGCCGATGCACCGACGACCTTCCGCCAGAAGATCCGGCAGTCCGGCAACCTGATTCCGGTGGCGGTCCTGATCGTCTTCATCGTGTGGGTGCTGGTGGCCGGCTACGCCACCGCCACCGAGTGCGCCGCCTACGGCGTGGCCGGCTCGCTTGGGCTGGCGCTGTGGAGCCGCTCGCTCACGTGGAAGAACTTCACCGAAGGGCTGATGAGCACCACGCGCACCAGCTGCATGATCATGTTCATCCTGGCCGGCGCAGCCTTCCTGACCAAGACCATGGCCTTCACCGGCATTCCGCGCGAGCTGGCCGAATGGGTCAATGCGATGAACCTCTCGCCCTTCGCGCTGATCGGCGTGCTGACGATCGTCTACCTCGTGCTGGGCACAGCGCTGGACGGCATCAGCATGATCGTGCTCACCAGCGCGGTGGTGCTGCCCATGATCCAGAAGGCCGGCTTCGACCTGATCTGGTTCGGCATCTTCATCGTGCTGCTGGTGGAGATCGCCGAGGTCACGCCGCCCGTGGGTTTCAACCTCTTCGTGCTGCAGAACATGACCGGCAAGGACAGCAACACGATCGCGCGCGCGGCCATTCCGTTCTTCCTGTGCCTGGTGGTGTGCATCGCGATCATCACCGTGTTCCCGCAGATCGTCACCGTGCTGCCGGACCTGGTGATGGGCAAGGACGGCGGCTAG
- a CDS encoding response regulator, translating to MNQKRVLVVEDDPDSASVLEAYLKREGFLVAVANDGEQAVTWHAQWKPDLVLLDVMLPKLGGTEVLSAIRRAGDTPVIMVSAIGDEPEKLGALRYGADDYVVKPYSPKEVVARVYAVMRRTGAARSPEGALKHGRLTVDTSAFVAAVSDADGQPVALDLTPTEFNLLASLLRTPFKAFTRSELLEACLPESDALERVVDAHIHNLRRKLEQRGISGVLVTVRAVGYRFQ from the coding sequence ATGAATCAAAAACGAGTGTTGGTGGTTGAGGACGATCCCGACAGCGCCAGCGTGCTGGAGGCCTACTTGAAACGGGAGGGGTTCCTGGTGGCCGTGGCGAACGACGGCGAGCAGGCCGTCACCTGGCATGCCCAGTGGAAACCGGACCTGGTCCTGCTGGATGTGATGCTTCCCAAGCTGGGCGGCACCGAAGTGCTCTCCGCCATCCGGCGTGCGGGCGATACGCCCGTCATCATGGTGAGCGCCATCGGCGACGAGCCGGAAAAGCTGGGGGCGCTGCGCTACGGCGCGGACGATTACGTCGTCAAGCCCTACAGCCCGAAGGAAGTGGTGGCACGCGTGTATGCGGTGATGCGCCGCACCGGTGCGGCCCGCTCGCCCGAGGGCGCACTCAAACATGGCCGCCTCACGGTGGACACCAGTGCCTTCGTGGCGGCCGTGAGCGACGCCGATGGCCAGCCCGTCGCGCTCGACCTGACACCCACCGAATTCAACCTGCTGGCGTCGTTGCTGCGCACGCCGTTCAAGGCCTTCACCCGCAGCGAGTTGCTGGAAGCGTGCCTGCCCGAGAGCGATGCGCTGGAGCGCGTGGTCGATGCGCACATCCACAACCTGCGCCGCAAGCTGGAGCAGCGCGGCATCAGCGGGGTGCTGGTCACGGTGCGAGCCGTGGGCTACCGCTTCCAATGA
- a CDS encoding MipA/OmpV family protein, which yields MQWQSESGFYASQSVFYDFGRVQRNSPLRPGSRKLAGLGDVPDSVTTRTLLMQQFTPDFSVSAEVEFALESGARRNRYRLGAEYNLLKTSADTVSLSADVHAGDRRYNQAYFGVTPQQASRTRFAAFNAGSGVYGYAIGASWSHALAPHWTTSLQVSALRYVDNAEHSPLVVRRTSVTGGAAVTYTY from the coding sequence CTGCAATGGCAGTCCGAGAGCGGTTTCTATGCATCGCAATCGGTGTTCTACGACTTCGGCCGCGTGCAGCGCAACAGTCCCTTGCGCCCTGGCTCCAGAAAGCTGGCGGGCCTGGGAGACGTGCCAGACTCGGTCACCACCCGCACCTTGCTCATGCAGCAGTTCACTCCCGATTTCTCTGTCAGCGCCGAAGTGGAATTCGCCCTGGAAAGCGGTGCGCGCCGCAACCGGTACCGACTGGGGGCCGAGTACAACCTGCTGAAAACCTCGGCCGATACCGTCTCGCTCAGTGCCGACGTCCATGCGGGCGACCGGCGATACAACCAGGCCTATTTCGGCGTCACGCCGCAGCAGGCTTCGCGTACGCGCTTCGCCGCATTCAACGCCGGCTCCGGTGTGTACGGATATGCCATCGGCGCGAGCTGGAGCCACGCCCTGGCCCCGCACTGGACCACTTCCCTGCAGGTGTCCGCCTTGCGGTATGTCGACAACGCGGAGCACAGCCCGCTGGTCGTGCGCCGCACCTCCGTCACCGGCGGTGCCGCAGTGACCTACACCTACTGA
- a CDS encoding TRAP transporter substrate-binding protein produces MKRSALPLSAWALAGALGCGLCAPTAFAQTKWDLAAAYPATNFHTENLAEFAKDVDVATGGKLKITVHANASLFKANEIKRAVQGGQAPAGEILLPNFENENPIFGVDGIPFLATSYADSKRLYEAQKPVLEKLLNAQGLRLLYTVAWPPQGIYSKREITSVANLRGIKWRAYSPATAKIAELIGAQPVTIQAAELSQATATGAVESMMTSGSTGYDSKLYESIKYFYDTQAWLPKNAVIVSKKAFDALDKPTQYELLKSAAAAEARGWKVSAEKNEWYKKALTDKGMKILPPPPKLVADLRQVGDIMLADWLKKAGPDGEAIIAAYRKPAPVAAK; encoded by the coding sequence ATGAAGCGTAGCGCTCTCCCTCTGTCCGCATGGGCCCTCGCCGGCGCCCTGGGTTGCGGACTGTGTGCCCCCACCGCGTTCGCGCAGACCAAATGGGACCTGGCCGCGGCCTATCCCGCCACCAACTTCCACACCGAGAACCTGGCGGAGTTCGCCAAGGACGTGGACGTCGCCACGGGCGGCAAGCTCAAGATCACGGTGCATGCCAACGCATCGCTGTTCAAGGCCAACGAGATCAAGCGCGCCGTGCAGGGCGGGCAGGCGCCGGCCGGCGAGATCCTGCTGCCCAACTTCGAGAACGAGAACCCCATCTTCGGCGTGGACGGCATTCCGTTCCTGGCCACCTCGTACGCCGATTCCAAGCGGCTGTATGAAGCGCAAAAGCCCGTGCTCGAAAAGCTGCTCAATGCGCAGGGCCTGCGGCTGCTGTACACCGTGGCCTGGCCTCCGCAGGGCATCTACTCCAAGCGGGAAATCACCTCGGTGGCCAATCTGCGGGGCATCAAATGGCGCGCCTACAGCCCCGCCACGGCCAAGATCGCCGAACTGATCGGTGCGCAGCCCGTCACCATCCAGGCGGCCGAGCTGTCGCAGGCCACGGCCACCGGCGCGGTCGAATCGATGATGACGTCCGGCTCCACCGGCTACGACAGCAAGCTCTACGAGAGCATCAAGTACTTCTACGACACCCAGGCATGGCTGCCCAAGAACGCGGTCATCGTGAGCAAGAAGGCCTTCGACGCGCTCGACAAGCCCACGCAGTACGAGCTGCTCAAGAGCGCCGCCGCGGCCGAGGCCCGCGGCTGGAAGGTCAGCGCGGAGAAGAACGAGTGGTACAAGAAGGCCCTGACCGACAAGGGCATGAAGATCCTTCCGCCCCCGCCGAAGCTGGTGGCCGACCTGCGCCAGGTCGGCGACATCATGCTGGCCGACTGGCTCAAGAAGGCCGGTCCCGATGGCGAGGCCATCATCGCCGCCTACCGCAAGCCGGCCCCCGTGGCAGCCAAGTGA
- a CDS encoding efflux RND transporter periplasmic adaptor subunit has product MLLLTGCDGQAAPADTVPRAVKLETVGAAASVETRFTAVVRQEQRAQLGFEGGGRIAEVRVDVGDRVRKDQLLARLDPQPSRLKWEQADASVQAAVADLDERKSQLRQQQALFEDGALSAAALITSRTAFEAAQSKVRAAESDRALARRALRQADIRAPFAGTVVARLLQPQSDAAPGQAVLQLDGEGRAQVLTMLPADVGAGLAPGASATAYRSGEGDRPFALRLRSVSAQVEGGATVQAIFDLPEQERLPRSGESLMLALPSAPAGLTIPLTAVVPAAEKDKAAVFVHDALTGHVQRREVVLGPLEGTRFPVLRGLAPGERIVSTGAAFLVNGQAVALFRPETRLGAGVPQ; this is encoded by the coding sequence ATGCTGCTGCTGACTGGCTGCGACGGGCAGGCCGCCCCTGCCGACACGGTCCCCCGGGCCGTCAAACTGGAAACCGTGGGGGCGGCCGCATCGGTCGAAACCCGGTTCACCGCGGTGGTCCGCCAGGAGCAGCGCGCCCAACTGGGATTCGAGGGCGGCGGCCGCATTGCCGAGGTCCGCGTGGACGTCGGCGATCGCGTGCGCAAGGACCAGCTCCTGGCCCGCCTCGATCCGCAGCCGTCGCGGCTGAAGTGGGAGCAGGCCGACGCCAGCGTCCAGGCCGCCGTGGCGGATCTGGACGAGCGCAAAAGCCAGCTGCGCCAGCAGCAGGCCCTGTTCGAGGATGGGGCCCTTTCCGCCGCGGCATTGATCACCAGCCGGACCGCGTTCGAGGCCGCCCAGTCCAAGGTGCGCGCGGCGGAATCCGACCGCGCCCTGGCCCGGCGCGCCTTGCGGCAGGCGGACATCCGCGCGCCGTTCGCGGGCACCGTGGTCGCGCGTTTGCTGCAACCGCAGTCGGATGCCGCGCCGGGTCAGGCCGTCCTGCAGCTCGATGGCGAGGGCCGTGCGCAGGTGCTGACCATGCTGCCGGCCGATGTGGGTGCGGGCCTGGCCCCGGGTGCCTCGGCGACGGCCTACCGCAGCGGGGAGGGCGACCGGCCGTTCGCACTGCGGCTTCGCAGCGTGTCGGCCCAGGTCGAAGGCGGCGCCACCGTGCAGGCGATTTTCGACCTGCCCGAACAGGAGCGGCTCCCGCGCAGCGGTGAAAGCCTGATGCTGGCGCTGCCCTCCGCGCCGGCCGGTCTGACCATTCCATTGACCGCGGTGGTTCCCGCCGCAGAAAAGGACAAGGCCGCTGTCTTCGTCCACGACGCGCTGACGGGGCATGTGCAGCGCCGCGAAGTGGTGCTGGGCCCTTTGGAGGGCACCCGCTTTCCTGTGCTTCGGGGGCTGGCCCCGGGCGAGCGCATCGTCAGCACGGGCGCCGCCTTCCTGGTCAATGGACAGGCGGTCGCTCTGTTTCGTCCTGAAACCCGCCTGGGTGCCGGTGTGCCGCAATGA
- a CDS encoding TRAP transporter small permease, whose protein sequence is MRRFLDRLYLGAGALGATFVALICVLMIAQSVLREVGVRTGALNDVVAWFCAAAAFFAMAHAFKHGDFVRVTLLLEKLSPPRRRQFEIVSLAIGSVAVAYLAWSACLFTYESWEFNDVAQGLLPLPMWIPQMSFALGSVLLFVAVVDEFIIVLRGGVPTFVREVEDRHARGDFSSDI, encoded by the coding sequence ATGCGCCGCTTCCTGGACCGCCTGTACCTGGGCGCGGGCGCCCTGGGCGCCACCTTCGTGGCCCTGATCTGCGTGCTGATGATCGCCCAGAGCGTGCTGCGCGAGGTCGGGGTGCGCACCGGGGCGCTCAACGACGTGGTGGCGTGGTTCTGCGCCGCCGCGGCGTTCTTCGCCATGGCGCATGCCTTCAAGCACGGCGACTTCGTGCGGGTCACGCTGCTGCTGGAAAAGCTCTCGCCGCCCCGGCGCCGGCAGTTCGAGATCGTCTCGCTGGCCATCGGCTCGGTGGCAGTGGCTTACCTGGCCTGGTCGGCGTGCCTCTTCACCTACGAAAGCTGGGAGTTCAACGACGTTGCCCAGGGGCTGCTGCCCCTGCCGATGTGGATTCCCCAGATGAGCTTCGCGCTGGGCTCGGTGCTGCTGTTCGTCGCGGTGGTCGATGAATTCATCATCGTGCTGCGCGGCGGCGTGCCCACCTTCGTGCGCGAAGTCGAGGACCGGCACGCGCGCGGCGATTTCTCTTCCGACATCTGA
- a CDS encoding efflux transporter outer membrane subunit, with translation MISLPAHPVRSGLSLACAALALLVGGCSLTPPFERPVPWVPATFIADPAGRGMASEAATAELSQDERRFLQSFSPARDLAPMVARALAHNADFRLAALKVEQARAQYGIEDSARLPQVGLQVQRDRQRFGSDALQARYGQDQAYASVGISDFEIDFFGKMKALSEAARQRYLASAHGQQAARGALIAEVLRAYSRKLAAAQATEQMAAIDSDSAALLSIARRQHEVGTISADELDAQRTQADRIHVRALQAADDDAAALRALQLLIGYSTGRAEGDIDGLLPRGAPVAALRNLDSQVLLQRPDIQQAEAELRAGNADIGAARAAFFPSIRLSTSVGVASDSLSGLFNSGSRLWTFTPQLVLPIFDHGRNIAGLQLAEVRQQAGIAEYEKAVQSAFREVADALGRQATLAASETHARDNAMRERARIQRLAARTAQGLQNRSTLLSERVRASQSELDHLGIARDLVLNRIALFSAFYGVQLPSSL, from the coding sequence ATGATTTCATTGCCCGCACATCCCGTCCGCAGCGGCCTCTCGCTGGCATGCGCCGCCTTGGCCTTGCTGGTCGGCGGGTGCTCGTTGACCCCGCCTTTCGAGCGCCCCGTTCCCTGGGTTCCGGCGACCTTCATCGCGGACCCGGCCGGGCGCGGCATGGCTTCCGAAGCGGCGACCGCCGAACTCTCGCAAGACGAGCGCCGGTTTCTTCAATCGTTCTCGCCTGCGCGGGACCTCGCGCCGATGGTGGCCCGCGCGCTGGCCCACAACGCGGATTTCCGCCTGGCTGCGCTGAAGGTCGAGCAGGCCCGCGCGCAGTATGGGATCGAAGACTCGGCGCGCCTGCCGCAGGTCGGACTCCAGGTGCAGCGCGACCGGCAACGGTTCGGCAGCGATGCGCTGCAGGCCCGGTACGGACAGGATCAGGCCTATGCCAGTGTGGGAATTTCCGATTTCGAGATCGATTTTTTCGGCAAGATGAAGGCGCTGTCCGAAGCCGCCCGGCAACGGTACCTGGCATCGGCGCACGGGCAGCAGGCGGCGCGGGGCGCCTTGATCGCCGAGGTGCTGCGGGCCTACAGCCGGAAGCTGGCGGCGGCCCAGGCAACGGAGCAAATGGCCGCCATCGACAGCGACAGCGCCGCGCTCCTGTCCATCGCCCGACGCCAGCACGAGGTCGGCACGATCTCGGCGGACGAACTCGATGCCCAGCGCACGCAGGCTGACCGAATCCACGTGCGTGCGCTGCAGGCCGCCGACGACGACGCGGCGGCCCTGCGGGCCCTGCAACTGCTCATCGGCTACAGCACCGGCCGTGCCGAGGGCGACATCGATGGCCTGCTCCCTCGGGGCGCCCCGGTGGCGGCGCTGCGCAACCTGGACTCCCAGGTGCTGCTGCAGCGGCCCGACATCCAGCAGGCCGAGGCCGAATTGCGCGCAGGCAATGCGGACATCGGCGCGGCGCGTGCGGCGTTTTTTCCGTCCATTCGCCTCAGCACGTCGGTGGGCGTGGCCAGTGACAGCCTGAGCGGTCTTTTCAATTCCGGCAGCCGCTTGTGGACCTTCACGCCGCAACTGGTGTTGCCGATCTTCGACCACGGCCGCAACATCGCGGGCCTGCAACTGGCCGAAGTGCGCCAACAGGCCGGCATCGCCGAATACGAAAAGGCGGTCCAGTCCGCTTTCCGCGAAGTCGCCGATGCCCTGGGCAGGCAGGCCACGCTGGCCGCTTCGGAAACGCATGCGCGGGACAACGCCATGCGCGAGCGCGCGAGGATTCAGCGCTTGGCGGCCCGCACCGCCCAGGGCCTGCAAAACCGCAGCACCTTGCTGTCCGAACGGGTGCGGGCAAGCCAGTCCGAACTCGACCACCTGGGCATTGCCCGCGACCTCGTGCTGAACCGGATCGCGCTCTTCAGCGCGTTCTACGGCGTTCAGCTTCCGTCTTCCCTTTGA
- a CDS encoding sensor histidine kinase, which yields MSALAVVTVIAIAIALAMWFRFAISDAVALGQLPPEARQEMLQLRADPHRNASRLWQLFAQYYDVVDFLPGIANRDWWLLAAMVIGAIPLIVLCGLYASRPLSRQFTMVAHAARRVSEGDFSARATVVTDAPQELIGLAVDFNDMTARLQRYEREVSESSAMVAHELRTPLNAAMGRLQGMLDQVFPCDESQLLMVHRQLEQLNRLVGDLHLLSLARAGQLSLEHEDFLLEDLIQERLAWASQRLNAAGLAPQVSIPRGTRLTGDRDRIGQVLLILVDNAIRYAASGQQLSIDVQASNGDIHLSVCDRGPGVEAESLARMTERFWRAEHSRDRHLGGSGLGLSIACAICEAHGGSLEMVGRSGGGLCARVRLPHPPQRAS from the coding sequence ATGAGTGCGTTGGCCGTGGTGACCGTCATCGCGATCGCGATCGCGCTCGCGATGTGGTTTCGATTCGCGATCTCGGACGCGGTGGCGCTCGGCCAGCTGCCGCCCGAAGCCCGTCAGGAAATGCTGCAGCTGCGTGCCGACCCACACCGCAATGCCTCGCGGCTGTGGCAGCTGTTTGCGCAGTACTACGACGTCGTCGATTTCCTGCCAGGCATCGCCAACCGGGACTGGTGGCTGCTTGCGGCGATGGTGATCGGTGCCATCCCGTTGATCGTCCTGTGCGGCCTCTACGCTTCGCGCCCGCTGTCGCGGCAGTTCACCATGGTCGCTCACGCGGCACGCCGCGTGAGCGAGGGCGACTTCTCCGCCCGGGCGACGGTGGTGACCGACGCTCCGCAGGAACTCATCGGGCTGGCGGTGGATTTCAACGACATGACGGCCCGGCTGCAGCGCTACGAACGCGAGGTGAGCGAATCGAGTGCCATGGTCGCGCACGAATTGCGCACGCCGCTGAACGCCGCCATGGGCCGGCTCCAGGGCATGCTGGACCAGGTGTTCCCCTGCGACGAGTCGCAGTTGCTGATGGTGCATCGCCAGCTGGAGCAGCTCAACCGGCTGGTGGGCGATCTGCACCTGCTCTCCCTGGCCCGCGCAGGCCAGTTGTCGCTGGAGCATGAAGACTTCCTGCTCGAGGACCTGATCCAGGAGCGGCTGGCCTGGGCCTCGCAGCGGCTGAACGCCGCGGGACTCGCACCGCAGGTGTCCATCCCCCGAGGCACCCGGCTGACCGGGGACCGCGACCGGATCGGCCAGGTGCTGCTCATCCTGGTCGACAACGCTATTCGATACGCCGCGTCCGGCCAACAGCTGTCCATTGACGTGCAGGCATCGAACGGCGATATCCACCTGTCGGTCTGCGACCGGGGGCCGGGCGTGGAGGCCGAATCCCTGGCCCGGATGACCGAGCGCTTCTGGCGGGCCGAGCACTCGCGCGACCGCCATCTGGGCGGCAGCGGGCTGGGTCTGTCGATTGCCTGCGCCATCTGCGAGGCCCATGGCGGCTCCCTGGAAATGGTCGGCCGCAGCGGGGGCGGATTGTGTGCCCGGGTCCGGCTCCCGCATCCGCCGCAGCGCGCGTCGTAG